A single region of the Mercenaria mercenaria strain notata chromosome 6, MADL_Memer_1, whole genome shotgun sequence genome encodes:
- the LOC128558014 gene encoding uncharacterized protein LOC128558014 encodes MKFNKVDICLVLLSALYNTVDAVISTNATFQGYRKWAPANSTRNDMYCPENCYNNPGEDECCCCCRAVTCWELDTAACNVTVGQLSVEYKDVYGSAKFVSSENHTWYEAVHRNGRLTKFPDNLCDFADSLVKLDLSYNRIRNISDIRCLNKLDTIRLDGNKITEISNDTFSDMEYLRIVSLSRNNIETLQPNTNQKKNGNILMIDFSYNIVETIDITNIIRPGPFCNFSCEGCEVTEKTNLLSYVIDESNIHGPGDINLKIKGTSGEGFINFTTLGLNDYSMLGKYFKGRLNYNGSSVHCDCSLYPFFTHLGKNAHKYWPEIDNQDIICISPENMKGRNLTNMYQTQKFEELTCNIPDCPKNCICTDIPSDGVVKVKCTGLTSMPDFAPIGYWKNDRIDLDLSDSSNKISHFSNRNFVKRIITMDLTGNTIQTFDVNAIENLGENVQIDMSYQNLKTLPVAFNKLHPRRIKFGSHPVECDCDNLWIGDWIRYNKAQGSLQCMTRKGVVPAELVTTEFLECLIEVEIPGFFPVLLALLVSSIFVVSLLCYYFRYEIMLLKRKCINKKAKCGEFEFDAMLTFSVKNPNVFRWVERKIVPALKREGYSLFVPFYDIIFGGNRELEIAKGVGKSRNYVVFLCNKYLCDENSVQEFEILWKHFCMDTKKNIIVVNFDNFECSEIKIRRLRAFRIIREDLNFIERETKLFERLIQRLGPPSKLLGPSRSSR; translated from the coding sequence ATGAAGTTTAATAAAGTAGATATTTGCCTTGTACTTTTAAGTGCATTATACAACACAGTAGATGCGGTCATCTCAACCAATGCCACGTTTCAGGGATATAGAAAATGGGCACCGGCCAACAGCACTCGGAATGATATGTATTGCCCTGAAAACTGTTACAACAATCCTGGTGAAGATGaatgctgttgttgttgtaggGCTGTCACGTGCTGGGAACTTGATACAGCGGCTTGCAATGTGACTGTTGGACAGTTAAGTGTAGAATATAAGGATGTTTACGGATCGGCAAAATTTGTTTCATCGGAAAATCATACATGGTATGAAGCAGTTCATAGAAATGGACGACTTACCAAATTTCCTGATAATTTGTGCGACTTTGCTGACAGTCTTGTAAAGTTAGATCTTAGCTATAACAGAATTAGGAATATTAGCGACATCCGATGCTTGAATAAACTTGACACTATCAGACTTGATGGTAATAAAATAACGGAAATCAGTAATGACACCTTTTCGGACATGGAGTATTTAAGGATCGTATCACTGTCGAGAAATAATATTGAAACATTACAGCCGAACACGAATCAGAAAAAGAATGGTAACATTTTGATGATAGATTTTTCATACAACATTGTAGAGACTATAGACATTACAAATATAATCCGGCCAGGTCCATTTTGTAATTTCAGTTGTGAAGGATGTGAAGTAACCGAAAAGACAAACTTACTGAGTTACGTCATTGACGAGAGCAACATTCATGGCCCTGGTGATATTAATCTAAAAATCAAAGGTACTTCAGGAGAAGGTTTCATAAACTTTACTACGCTTGGACTAAATGACTATTCAATGCTTGGAAAATACTTCAAGGGTCGGTTGAACTATAATGGAAGTTCTGTGCATTGTGATTGCAGCCTTTATCCCTTTTTTACGCATCTAGGTAAAAACGCACATAAATACTGGCCAGAGATAGACAATCAAGATATTATCTGTATAAGCCCAGAAAATATGAAAGGTAGGAATCTTACAAATATGTACCAAACACAAAAATTTGAGGAACTAACATGCAACATACCAGATTGTCCTAAGAACTGTATATGTACGGATATACCAAGTGATGGTGTTGTTAAGGTGAAGTGTACGGGTTTAACTAGTATGCCAGATTTTGCACCGATAGGGTATTGGAAAAATGATAGAATAGACTTAGATTTGAGTGACTCTAGTAATAAAATATCTCACTTTTCTAACAGAAACTTTGTGAAGAGAATCATTACGATGGACCTAACAGGAAACACAATTCAAACTTTTGATGTCAATGCAATAGAAAATCTTGGGGAAAACGTACAAATCGATATGAGTTATCAAAATCTCAAAACTTTACCTGTCGCATTTAATAAGTTACATCCAAGAAGAATAAAATTTGGTTCACATCCAGTTGAGTGTGATTGTGACAATTTATGGATAGGAGACTGGATCAGATATAATAAAGCGCAAGGGAGTCTGCAGTGTATGACCAGGAAAGGTGTTGTACCAGCTGAACTTGTCACAACAGAGTTCCTCGAGTGTCTTATTGAAGTGGAAATTCCTGGCTTCTTTCCTGTGCTCCTTGCTTTGTTGGTTTCTTCTATTTTTGTTGTGAGCCTCTTATGTTACTATTTTAGATATGAAATTATGTTGCTTAAACGGAAATGTATAAATAAGAAAGCAAAATGTGGTGAATTTGAATTTGATGCGATGCttacattttcagtaaaaaacCCTAACGTTTTTAGATGGGTTGAACGCAAAATCGTCCCCGCTCTGAAAAGAGAAGGATATTCgctttttgttccattttatgaCATCATATTTGGCGGAAACAGAGAACTAGAAATAGCTAAAGGTGTTGGCAAAAGCAGAAATTATGTGGTATTTCTGTGTAACAAATATCTCTGTGATGAAAACTCTGTTCAAGAATTTGAAATATTATGGAAGCATTTTTGCATGGATACGAAAAAGAACATCATTGTtgtaaattttgacaattttgaaTGTTCTGAGATAAAAATTCGCCGTTTAAGAGCTTTCAGAATAATCCGAGAAGATTTGAATTTCATAGAACGAGAAACTAAATTGTTTGAACGTCTAATACAACGTCTAGGTCCTCCGAGTAAACTTCTAGGTCCTTCTAGGTCCTCCAGGTAA